The genomic DNA ATACATCCGATGGGAAATCATACTCCGGGTTTGAGCATGTGACGGGCCAATCCGTCTCAACAACCACCACATCTTTGTTGTACGATGACTGCAGATTCTTCAGACTGCTCTGCAAAGCCGACAACGTCGCGTCCGCGTTGTAAAACGGGTAATAGGACACCCCAATCAAATCAAAATCACTCGACTCCAACGCGCTATCGTTGGCCAGCACACTATCATAGAAATACTTCTGCGAATCCCAATCCCACCCGTTATCAAGATGGAACATGATCTTCGGCGTTGTGCTGAGATCGGAATCCTTCACGCCCCACGCACCTGAGTGCAGGATCTGCGCGATGTTGTAGTAGCCATCACTGCTCTCAGTCTTTCCAAGTGGCCAGAGAAGGCCGTTGCGGATTTCGTTACCGATGGAGATTATCTCGATGTCGAGGTTTTTGCTGGCGAAGGTGTTGCAGACGTCTAGCGTGTAGTTGTAAACTTGCCAGGCGAGGGTGTTGATATCTGTTGTTGACCAGCCGGAGGGGGTTGTCTTCGATCATCAGCCACTATCGTCTtataggaagaggaaacATACCTGATCAGACGGATCCGCCCATGTATCGCTCAAATGCAAGTCCAAATAAACACCCATCTCCGCATCCTTGACTCTCTTGGCCAACTCCACGTTATAGTCCAGATCGTACGATCCGTCGCTCGGGTTCACCCATATCCGCTGTCGGACCGAGTTCACGCCATTTTTCGCCAGGATTGTCTCTAGTGCTTGTGTCTCGCCATTGGCGTTTTTGTAGGTCTTGCCTGCGTCCTCTTCGACGAGAAGAGAGGAGATGTCGGCGCCGCGGTAAGTGAGGGCCGCGGCAGTTAAGGCCGAGAGCGAGAGGAGGGGCAATAAATGCATATTGCTATACTAGGAACGAATGCGCCTgtagaaggaagaaaaaacagtATATCCATTGTTGTCCGACACCCTCTATTTATACAGTGGAGTACTCTGCCCTATATCACGTTTCGTATAAACAAGTCGGGGATTGATTGACACTCAATATGCACTAGATTaatcccctcctcctcgccaTTACTAAAGTACATTAAAACTCCTTTATACAATGAAGCATCAATATACAAACATACAAACCAAAGCAGTCACTCAACAGCCAAGACCGCAACTCCCCATGCCGGCATCTCCACTGTATAATTACCCGTTCCTCCCTCACTCACAATCCTCTCTCTTCTCGGCACGATATTAACATCCCCCGGCTTATTCCCCGCAAATTGCGGTCCTGCCAATATCTCCAGAGTACCTGATCTCGTGTCCGGGATATTTGCGATGACAGTCTGGTTGTCCGCGCCGTAATTGGCGAGTTTCAGTTGGACGGCTGTCTCGTTCCGCGATGCGACCCAGTATACTGGTCCGAAACCAGTGGTTGAGTCGACGGGAAGGATTGAGGTTCCTTTGTTGCCGGCGAACATCTGCTGAACGAAATATGATGTCGACGGAGTCAAGGAGTTTGGGTTTGAGGAGAAACCGAAGAGAGTTGGCTGTCGTCGTTAATTATCCGATTCCAAAATGAGGAGACAGGGCATACATACCGACCACTGCGTAAACGCGAAATTCTGCAACAACGGCGCATAAGCTGTCATCTTGACAATATCGCTATTCCTCTCAAATCCAATCATATGCACCGCTTCAGCGCAACTCCCCTGCACAAATCCCCAGAACTGTCCTCGTTCAGCAGTCGTGTTGCGACATCCCCATTCTCCAACGATAATCGGTCGATCGCGGGGGAAATTATCAAACTGGTTGAATAAACCAACGAGCGGATCCGGTGACTGGTAGTAGTGAAGGTCGATCATGACGCCCGGTGGTAATGGTGACGGTATACAGTTTTGCACACCCGTCgagatgatgatgctgaGATCGGGGTATGTCGAGTTGATGGCGTTGTAGATCTGGGTGAAGCGATCGGGATAGGTCTCGCAGCCGCCTGTGAAGTCGTCTTCGTTGCCGATTTCGAGGTATTGTAGAGGCCAGGGGTCTTTGCGGCCGTTCTTTGCGCGAAGACTGCCCCAGGTGGAGTTAGGGGGGCCGAGGAGGTACTACCGATTTAGTATACTATATTTGACGCGGTGGACGATAGACATACCTCAAGTTCGTTCATGATATCATCAACAAAAGGCCCCAAGTCCGGTCCGGAGACAATACCGCCATACGACTTGCCGTCCCAAACAGCCAGCACGGCCGTCATGTTCATGTCTTCGCACCACCACATGTATTCGTCGAGACCTAGGGCATCCGTATTGGGATAGAACCAATTACCTGTAGCAGAGTTATCAATAGCCATCCAAGACCATTGGATAAGGGACTACCATCTCGTCCAGGCCGCTCAACTGTAGGGCCAATGGTATTATTCCAAATCCATCGCTTAGGAATCGAAAGGCCCTCGCTGCATATATTAGCCGCTGTTGAGACAAAACTAGGACGAACATACATGTTATTGCCCCCCGGCATGCGCAAAAATGTAGGCTTACTCGCCTCCAGGAACTTGGCAACATCATCGCGCAAGCCATTAGCCCTAGACAGTCAGTCACTCGTCCCAAGTCTTGCTAAATATATTGCAGTGCATACCTCCCCTTATACGTCGGTGGAAACAATTCCACCAATCCAATGTTTAGGAAGCTCCCAT from Aspergillus chevalieri M1 DNA, chromosome 1, nearly complete sequence includes the following:
- a CDS encoding uncharacterized protein (CAZy:GH53;~COG:G;~EggNog:ENOG410PI60;~InterPro:IPR017853,IPR011683;~PFAM:PF07745;~SECRETED:SignalP(1-18);~go_function: GO:0015926 - glucosidase activity [Evidence IEA]) — translated: MHLLPLLSLSALTAAALTYRGADISSLLVEEDAGKTYKNANGETQALETILAKNGVNSVRQRIWVNPSDGSYDLDYNVELAKRVKDAEMGVYLDLHLSDTWADPSDQTTPSGWSTTDINTLAWQVYNYTLDVCNTFASKNLDIEIISIGNEIRNGLLWPLGKTESSDGYYNIAQILHSGAWGVKDSDLSTTPKIMFHLDNGWDWDSQKYFYDSVLANDSALESSDFDLIGVSYYPFYNADATLSALQSSLKNLQSSYNKDVVVVETDWPVTCSNPEYDFPSDVSSIAFSVDGQRSFLEKLANTISTAGGVGFYYWEPAWIENAGLGSSCEDNLMVEQKGQVRGSVSAFGDL
- a CDS encoding uncharacterized protein (COG:G;~EggNog:ENOG410PHNV;~InterPro:IPR010720,IPR017853;~PFAM:PF06964;~go_function: GO:0046556 - alpha-L-arabinofuranosidase activity [Evidence IEA];~go_process: GO:0046373 - L-arabinose metabolic process [Evidence IEA]) → MRSLARTSALLGTFVARLSGRQNKESHGGGEVFLSVNTDARQGNVSSPLLYGAMFEEMDHSGDGGIHGQLLRNNGFQGSDPDLTAYKPIGDVNLSVDPLHPVSDAINASLRVTIPNDVSGFVGFANTGYAGVPVTNATYQNSFWMMGEYNGTVTVQLVGSSSGDVFVTHNLSVESSEKEFRRFETSFNSTRAAEDGDNEWRLLFDCAVVNGSFLNIGLVELFPPTYKGRANGLRDDVAKFLEASKPTFLRMPGGNNIEGLSIPKRWIWNNTIGPTVERPGRDGNWFYPNTDALGLDEYMWWCEDMNMTAVLAVWDGKSYGGIVSGPDLGPFVDDIMNELEYLLGPPNSTWGSLRAKNGRKDPWPLQYLEIGNEDDFTGGCETYPDRFTQIYNAINSTYPDLSIIISTGVQNCIPSPLPPGVMIDLHYYQSPDPLVGLFNQFDNFPRDRPIIVGEWGCRNTTAERGQFWGFVQGSCAEAVHMIGFERNSDIVKMTAYAPLLQNFAFTQWSPTLFGFSSNPNSLTPSTSYFVQQMFAGNKGTSILPVDSTTGFGPVYWVASRNETAVQLKLANYGADNQTVIANIPDTRSGTLEILAGPQFAGNKPGDVNIVPRRERIVSEGGTGNYTVEMPAWGVAVLAVE